In a genomic window of Glycine max cultivar Williams 82 chromosome 13, Glycine_max_v4.0, whole genome shotgun sequence:
- the LOC100782443 gene encoding ethylene-responsive transcription factor ERF024: MASLNCLPIPLSTQIFTHIGTMYSGNATSSSRGSSESGRYRGVRRRNSGKWVSEIREPKKPNRIWLGTFPTPEMAAVAYDVAALALKGKDAGLNFPDSASSLPVPASLSARDIQVAAAAAAAAAGAAKDSMRTQTGNYNISEGQENPTGMGNQFVDEDLIFDMPNVLVNMAQGMLLSPPPFDIGLEPNSPENTEQETSLWNFP; the protein is encoded by the exons ATGGCTTCCCTGAATTGCCTTCCAATTCCACTCTCAACACAAATTTTCACACACATAGGCACCATGTATTCCGGCAATGCAACCAGCAGCAGCAGAGGCTCTTCGGAATCCGGTAGGTACCGCGGAGTGAGGCGTAGGAACAGCGGAAAATGGGTGTCGGAGATTCGCGAGCCCAAGAAACCTAACAGAATTTGGTTAGGCACGTTCCCCACGCCAGAAATGGCGGCGGTGGCCTATGACGTGGCTGCGTTGGCTCTCAAGG GTAAGGATGCTGGGCTCAACTTCCCTGACTCAGCTTCTTCCCTTCCTGTCCCCGCTTCGCTTTCTGCACGCGACATTCAGGTGGCAGCTGCGGCCGCGGCGGCGGCTGCTGGAGCAGCAAAGGATTCTATGAGGACACAAACAGGGAATTATAACATTTCAGAGGGGCAAGAGAATCCAACTGGGATGGGTAACCAATTTGTGGATGAGGACTTGATCTTTGACATGCCTAATGTTCTTGTCAACATGGCTCAGGGAATGCTGCTTAGTCCTCCTCCTTTTGACATTGGTTTGGAACCGAATAGCCCAGAAAACACCGAACAAGAGACAAGCCTGTGGAATTtcccttaa